One window from the genome of Myripristis murdjan chromosome 6, fMyrMur1.1, whole genome shotgun sequence encodes:
- the LOC115360453 gene encoding parathyroid hormone-like, translating to MVTMRCLCCEILVISICLLHLCTVCEGRPLRRRSVSEVQLMHNLREHKQVQDRRDWLQTRLRDIHTASARGSGDSSRSRRLLLPGDLPDLSDLTPEEIQYALNFLEKLLNSKH from the exons ATGGTCACCATGAGATGCTTGTGTTGCGAAATCCTAGTTATCTCAATCTGCCTTTTACACCTCTGCACAGTCTGTGAAGGGCGACCCCTGAG GAGGAGGTCAGTGAGTGAGGTTCAGCTTATGCACAACCTGCGGGAGCACAAGCAGGTGCAGGACCGTCGGGACTGGCTGCAGACGAGGCTCCGGGACATCCACACCGCCTCGGCCCGGGGCAGCGGGGACTCCAGCCGCTCCAGGAGGCTGCTGCTTCCCGGGGACCTACCGGACCTGAGTGACCTGACACCGGAGGAGATCCAGTACGCTCTCAACTTCTTGGAGAAGCTTCTCAACTCCAAGCACTGA